The following are encoded together in the Capsulimonas corticalis genome:
- a CDS encoding DUF1559 domain-containing protein: protein MSHSIGYRKDTLMKTIRFTEKKTGFTLIELLVVIAIIAILAAILFPVFAKAREKARAIACISNEKQLGLGFMQYTQDNDERLPCGTWDRYSLPDGPVYEGAGWGGQVYPYVKSTGVFKCPDEAFDATVTGASTVSYFYNMDAARDRDGAQYAVGNFIPGFNAPSKTVLLYEGQGGSAQITSIDEGLTANPNVTVSQAGNGREGYFGNTYPGHLLFATGLLGGDLNHVTCNGGYGNWSIPGRHTDGSNFLLADGHAKWMRAEKVSPGKPALSATDPQGAPQCENAAGTEDTAGQFAATFSPR, encoded by the coding sequence TTGTCTCATTCCATAGGTTATCGAAAGGATACATTGATGAAAACTATTCGCTTCACTGAGAAAAAAACAGGCTTTACACTGATTGAATTGCTAGTTGTTATCGCAATAATTGCAATTCTAGCGGCGATCTTATTCCCTGTGTTTGCGAAGGCGCGCGAAAAGGCAAGGGCGATTGCCTGCATTTCCAATGAGAAGCAGCTTGGGTTAGGCTTCATGCAATATACGCAAGACAATGACGAGCGTCTCCCCTGCGGCACATGGGATCGATACAGTCTTCCCGACGGACCTGTGTATGAAGGCGCCGGCTGGGGAGGGCAAGTCTATCCCTATGTCAAGAGCACGGGAGTTTTTAAATGTCCCGATGAAGCCTTTGACGCCACCGTAACCGGCGCTTCCACTGTCTCCTATTTTTATAACATGGATGCGGCGCGAGATCGGGATGGAGCGCAATATGCGGTTGGGAATTTTATACCGGGCTTCAACGCGCCCTCGAAAACTGTTCTGCTGTACGAAGGTCAGGGAGGATCAGCGCAGATCACTTCTATCGACGAAGGATTAACCGCCAATCCAAACGTGACTGTCTCGCAAGCGGGCAATGGGCGTGAAGGTTACTTTGGAAACACTTATCCAGGTCACTTATTGTTCGCCACCGGTCTGCTGGGTGGAGATCTCAACCACGTCACCTGCAACGGCGGCTATGGGAATTGGTCGATTCCCGGGCGTCATACCGACGGCTCGAATTTCCTGCTGGCCGATGGGCACGCCAAATGGATGCGCGCGGAAAAGGTTTCGCCCGGCAAACCCGCTCTCAGCGCAACCGACCCACAAGGGGCTCCGCAGTGCGAAAACGCCGCCGGGACAGAAGACACGGCCGGGCAGTTCGCCGCAACGTTTAG